The DNA segment TGCGGGCGGCCCGCGTCGCGAGGACGGCGGGCTGACCGAGGAGGTCGGAGTCGCCGATGGTGGAGCTGCGGATCGAGACCTCGTCGAAGACACCCGTCTCCCGGGCGAGCTCGGCGATCGCCTCGGCGCTGGCGGCGACGCGGGTGGGGTCGAATCCGTCCCAGGAGACGGAGGGGATCCGGACGAGCCGGCCCAGCTCGCCGAGCGAGCGGGGCAGGTCGTCGCGCACGGCGGCGAGCACCTCCTCCTCGGCGGCGGACAGGGTGGAGGACGGAGTCGGAGCGTCGTGAGCCATGGAGGTAATCTTAAGAGACCCTCGATTCCAAGGACGTTCCCCTGTGGCCAAGCACCCGATCGCACCCGACACCCCCGACGACGCCGACGTGACGGCCATCGGGAAGGGCCGGCCGACCCCGACGCGCCGCGAGCAGGAGCTCGCCCGCAAGCGTCCGCTGGTCGTGACCGACCGCAAGCAGGCCGCGCGGGACGCCCGCGTGAAGACCGCGGAGCTGCGCGAGCAGGCCCGCGTCGGCATGGCCGCCGGCGACCAGCGCTACCTGCCGGTGCGCGACAAGGGCCCGCAGCGCAAGTACGTCCGCGACTACGTCGACGCGCGCTTCAGCTTCGGCGAGTTCCTCATCCCGGTGATGGTCGTCGTGCTGCTGATCAGCTTCTTCCCGCAGCCCGAGCTCGCCTCGCTCACGCTGATCATCCTGTGGGCGTTCTTCCTGCTCGCCGTCCTCGACTGCATCCTGCTGGGCCGCCGCCTGAAGAAGAAGCTCGCCGAGCGCTTCGGCGGCGCCGACAAGGTCGAGAAGGGCATCCCGTGGTACGCCGCGATGCGCGCCCTGCAGCTGCGCGTGATGCGCCTGCCCAAGCCGCAGGTCAAGCGCGGAGCGTTCCCGGCCTGACCCGGCGGCACGAACCGGGCCGCCGGAGGCCGGACCCAGCGGCGCCGGACTACGCGGCGCGCAGCCTGGCGAGCCCGCGGTTGATCTGGCGGCCCCAGAGCGGGCCGCGGAAGACGAACGCCGAGTAGCCCTGCACCAGCGTCGCGCCGACGTCGAGCCGCTCCTGCACGTCCTCCGCGGTGTCCACTCCCCCGACGGAGATCACACAGAACTCCGCGGGGACGACGCCCCGGATGACCCGCAGCACCTCGAGTGCGCGCGCGGCGAGCGGAGCGCCGGAGAGCCCGCCCGCTCCCGCGCGCTCGACGACGGAGCGGTCGGTGCGCAGTCCCTCGCGGGACAGGGTGGTGTTCGTGGCGATGACACCGGCGAGGCCGAGGCGCACCGCGAGCTCGGCGACGCGGACGACTTCCTCGTCCGAGAGGTCCGGCGCGATCTTGACCAGCAGCGGCGTCGTGTCCGCCGCCTCGGCGACCGCGGCGAGCAGCGGCTCGAGCTTGTCGATCTCCTGCAGGCCGCGCAGACCCGGGGTGTTCGGCGAGCTGACGTTGACGACCAGGTAGTCGGCGAGCGGCGCGAGCATCCGGGCGCTGACCAGGTAGTCCTCGACCGCGTCGTCGACGTCGACCACCCGGCTCTTGCCGATGTTGACGCCGATCACGGGGCGGCCTCGAGCACTGCGCAGGCGGGCGAGGCGACCGGCCGCCGCGCGGGCGCCGTGGTTGTTGAAGCCCATCCGGTTGATCAGCGCGCGGTCGGCGATCAGCCGGAAGAGCCGCGGGCGGTCGTTGCCGGGCTGGGCGCGGGCGGTCAGCGTGCCCACCTCGACGTGGCCGAAGCCGAGCGCGCCGAGACCGAGCACGGCGGTCGCGTCCTTGTCGAAGCCGGCGGCCACGCCGAACGGCGTCCGGAAGCGGAGGCCGAGCGCCTCGACCGAGAGGTCGGCGCGCGGCACGGTGAGCCGACGGACGAGCGGGGCGACCGGGCCGAGCGCCTGGATCACCGGGAAGGCGAGGTGGTGCGCCCGCTCGGGATCGAGGCGCTTGAGCACGGTGGAGAACAGCAGCGGGTACACGGCGGCCCTCACAGCTCGTCGGCGGTGTGCAGGGCGGCGGGGCGCTCGGCGCGCAGCAGGGCGATCGCCGACTCGAAGTCGTCGAGGGAGTCGAACGCCTGGTAGACGCTCGCGAAGCGCAGGTAGGCGACCTCGTCCAGCTCGCGGAGGGGGACGAGGATGGCGAGCCCGATGTCGTTCGCGTCGATCTGCGAGGCGCCGGTGGAGCGGAGGTTCTCCTCGACCCGCTGGGCGAGCACGGCGAGGTCGGTGTCCGTCACGGGGCGGCCCTGGCAGGCCTTCCGGACGCCGCTGACGATCTTCTCGCGGCTGAACGGCTCCACGACTCCGCTGCGCTTGATCACGACGAGGCTCGCCGTCTCGGTGGTGGAGAAGCGGCGGCCGCAGGACGGGCACTGGCGGCGGCGGCGGATGGAGAGGCCGTCGTCGCTGGTGCGCGAGTCGATCACGCGGGAGTCGGGGTGCCGGCAGAAGGGGCAGAACATCGGGTGCCTCTCGAGGTCAGGCGAAGCGGGCGTCGACGGCGTCGCCGTGCGCGGGGAGCGCCTCGGCGTCGCTCAGCGCGCGGATGTGCGGGGCGACCCGCTGCAGGGCGGCGCGGTCGTAGGAGACGAGCTGCTGCGGGCGGAGGAAGGTGTGCGCGCCGAGCCCGGAGGAGAAGCGCGCCTGCCCGAGGGTCGGCAGCACGTGATTGGAGCCGGCCAGGTAGTCGCCGAGGCTGACCGGGGTGGTCGGGCCGAGGAAGACGGCGCCGGCGTCGTGGATCCGCTCGGCGGTCGCCTCGGGGTCGACGGTGTGCAGCTCGAGGTGCTCGGGGCCGTAGGCGTCGCTGAAGGCGCAGGCGATCTCGAGGTCGTCGACGATCACGAGGGCCGACTGCGGACCGGAGAGCGCGATGCCGACGCGCTCGGAGTGGTGGGTGCGCGCGGCCTGCTCGACGATCTCGCGGCCGACGGCCTCGGCGAGGGCCGGGTCGTCGGTGACGAGCACGGCGGAGGCGGCCTCGTCGTGCTCGGCCTGGCTGACCAGATCGGCGGCGATCAGGCGCGGGTCGGCGCTGGAGTCGGCGATGACGAGGATCTCGGTGGGTCCGGCCTCGGAGTCGATGCCGACCTGGCCGAGCACCTGGCGCTTGGCGGTGGTGACCCAGACGTTGCCGGGGCCCGTGATGATGCTGACCGGGTCGAGGCCGAGGGAGTCGACGCCGTAGGCGAGGGCGGCGACCGCTCCCGCGCCGCCCATCGCGTACACCTCGTCGACGCCGAGGAGGCCGGCGGCGGCGAGGATCGTCGGGTGCACGGAGCCGCCGAACGCCTTCTGCGGCGGCGAGGCGATCGCGACGGAGCTGACGCCGGCGGCCTGGGCGGGCACGGCGTTCATGATCACGCTGGAGGGGTAGACGGCCTTGCCGCCGGGGACGTAGAGGCCGGCGCGACCGACGGGCTGCCAGCGCTGGGTGACCGTGGCGCCGTCGTCGAGCACCGTGGTGCGGGCCGGCGGGATCTGCGCGGCGCTGGCCTTGCGGACGCGGACGATCGCCTCCTCGAGGGCCGCGCGGATCGCGGGGTCGAGGTCGCGGACCGCCGCGGCGATCTCCTCGGCGGGCACGCGCAGGTGCGGCGGGCGGACGCCGTCGAGGCGCTCCGCCTGCTCGAGCAGCGCCTCGGCGCCGCGCGCGCGGACGTCGGCGATCAGCTCGGCGACGACGGGCCCGACGGCGGCGGAGGTGCCCGGATTGCGCGGAACGAGGGCGAGGA comes from the Rathayibacter festucae DSM 15932 genome and includes:
- a CDS encoding quinone-dependent dihydroorotate dehydrogenase; this translates as MYPLLFSTVLKRLDPERAHHLAFPVIQALGPVAPLVRRLTVPRADLSVEALGLRFRTPFGVAAGFDKDATAVLGLGALGFGHVEVGTLTARAQPGNDRPRLFRLIADRALINRMGFNNHGARAAAGRLARLRSARGRPVIGVNIGKSRVVDVDDAVEDYLVSARMLAPLADYLVVNVSSPNTPGLRGLQEIDKLEPLLAAVAEAADTTPLLVKIAPDLSDEEVVRVAELAVRLGLAGVIATNTTLSREGLRTDRSVVERAGAGGLSGAPLAARALEVLRVIRGVVPAEFCVISVGGVDTAEDVQERLDVGATLVQGYSAFVFRGPLWGRQINRGLARLRAA
- a CDS encoding DUF3043 domain-containing protein, with product MAKHPIAPDTPDDADVTAIGKGRPTPTRREQELARKRPLVVTDRKQAARDARVKTAELREQARVGMAAGDQRYLPVRDKGPQRKYVRDYVDARFSFGEFLIPVMVVVLLISFFPQPELASLTLIILWAFFLLAVLDCILLGRRLKKKLAERFGGADKVEKGIPWYAAMRALQLRVMRLPKPQVKRGAFPA
- the nrdR gene encoding transcriptional regulator NrdR; protein product: MFCPFCRHPDSRVIDSRTSDDGLSIRRRRQCPSCGRRFSTTETASLVVIKRSGVVEPFSREKIVSGVRKACQGRPVTDTDLAVLAQRVEENLRSTGASQIDANDIGLAILVPLRELDEVAYLRFASVYQAFDSLDDFESAIALLRAERPAALHTADEL
- the hisD gene encoding histidinol dehydrogenase, which gives rise to MIQTLDLRGRRPSAAELLALVPRNPGTSAAVGPVVAELIADVRARGAEALLEQAERLDGVRPPHLRVPAEEIAAAVRDLDPAIRAALEEAIVRVRKASAAQIPPARTTVLDDGATVTQRWQPVGRAGLYVPGGKAVYPSSVIMNAVPAQAAGVSSVAIASPPQKAFGGSVHPTILAAAGLLGVDEVYAMGGAGAVAALAYGVDSLGLDPVSIITGPGNVWVTTAKRQVLGQVGIDSEAGPTEILVIADSSADPRLIAADLVSQAEHDEAASAVLVTDDPALAEAVGREIVEQAARTHHSERVGIALSGPQSALVIVDDLEIACAFSDAYGPEHLELHTVDPEATAERIHDAGAVFLGPTTPVSLGDYLAGSNHVLPTLGQARFSSGLGAHTFLRPQQLVSYDRAALQRVAPHIRALSDAEALPAHGDAVDARFA